Within Actinomycetota bacterium, the genomic segment TCTCTCCTATGCCTTTCAGAAACTGCAGTATCCTGAACCAGCTTATCGTATCTGAAGAATTATAGCTTATCTTCAGATACGCAATAAGGTCTTTTATGTGCGAGGCTTCCGTGAATCTGATTCCTCCAAATTTTATAAAAGGGATGTCTGCAGCACCAAGCTCTATTTCAAGATCATCTGAATGCCATGCATTCCTGAATAGTACTGCCATGTCCTTTAATTCAATACCTTCTTCCCTTAATTCAAGGATTCTCTGCACTATGAATTTTGATTGTATATTGGGACTCTGGGTTTCTATGTATACAGGTTTGTCGGAACTTTCTTTTTTTGTAAATAGTTTTTTTGAAAATTTTTCTTTTGAATTCTCTATTATTGAATTTGTCAGATTTAAAATGGGCTGTGTACTTCTGTAATTCTGCTCAAGAGTAATAATTCTGCACCGGGGAAATACTTTTGGGAAATCCATTATATTTCTAAAGTCTGCCCCCCGGAATGAATAAATACTTTGCGAGTCATCGCCTACAACCATTATATTTTTATGCTCATCCGCAAGCAGATATGCGATATTTGCCTGTATTCTGTTTGTATCCTGGAATTCATCAACCATAATATATCTGTAATAAGAGGAAATTTTTTTTCTCAGCTCATCATTATCCTTTAAAAGCTTCTCTGTATATAAGAGCAGGTCATCATAGTCCATCATCTGTTTTTCTTTTTTATATGCCTGATATTCCAGCTGAATCAGTTTTATCTCTTCTGACCAATGCGCAAAATGAGGATAATCCGTATTAAGTATTTCACTTATATCGGTATTCTTATTGATTGACCTGCTTATAACTCCTGTAATTGTTGATTTTAAAGGAAATCTCTTGTCTGTTTTATTATAGCCAAGCCCGGATCTTATAATTCCCACTGCACTTTCAGAATCGCTGTCATCAAGAATTGTAAAGTTTTCCTGAAAGCCGATGAATTTTGAATATTTTCTTAAAAGCATATTTGAAAAAGAATGAAAAGTTCCTCCTGCCACTTTCCCGCATCTGTCATCAAGCAGCATGCTTGCTCTTTTAAGCATATTTTCAGCTGCTTTTCTGGTAAAAGTCAGTAATAGTATATTCTGGGGTTTTATATTTTCTTCAACCAGCCTGGCAACTCTGTAAATAAGGGTTTTGGTTTTCCCGGTACCGGCTCCGGCTATCACAAGAGCCGGCCCTTCAGCAGATTCCACGGCTTCCAGCTGCCTCGGATTAAGCTCTTTGGAATAATCGATAAGGTAATTATCTTTTTTTAATGACCGGTAACCTTTTAATTTGTATTCTTTCATTTATGAGTAAAAAAGATTAATGTCATCTTTTAAAATTTGCCGGCAGATTTAAAAATCATCTTTATCTTTCCGGAGTCTTGCACCATACTGACTGATAACTTTGGATGCAAGACTTGCTCCAATGGTTCCGCAGGCATGCAATTCTCTTCCTGCCAT encodes:
- a CDS encoding ATP-dependent helicase, coding for MKEYKLKGYRSLKKDNYLIDYSKELNPRQLEAVESAEGPALVIAGAGTGKTKTLIYRVARLVEENIKPQNILLLTFTRKAAENMLKRASMLLDDRCGKVAGGTFHSFSNMLLRKYSKFIGFQENFTILDDSDSESAVGIIRSGLGYNKTDKRFPLKSTITGVISRSINKNTDISEILNTDYPHFAHWSEEIKLIQLEYQAYKKEKQMMDYDDLLLYTEKLLKDNDELRKKISSYYRYIMVDEFQDTNRIQANIAYLLADEHKNIMVVGDDSQSIYSFRGADFRNIMDFPKVFPRCRIITLEQNYRSTQPILNLTNSIIENSKEKFSKKLFTKKESSDKPVYIETQSPNIQSKFIVQRILELREEGIELKDMAVLFRNAWHSDDLEIELGAADIPFIKFGGIRFTEASHIKDLIAYLKISYNSSDTISWFRILQFLKGIGE